The window TCTTTGCGGCCGTACCGCTTGCCCAGGGCGCGGGCTTCCAATATGGCGGTCATTTCTCCTCTTCGGTGTGCGTGTCCGTGCCGGTGCGGGCGCGGAAGGTGCTCAGGAACAGGGCCTCGATGCTCTCCTCGCCGAGCCCGGCGGCTCGCGCCCTGTCGAGCCACAGCTGCAACTCCCGCCGCAGCGGCTCGTGTTCGGCGATCGAGTCGTCGCCGAGCGTTCCGGAGATGAACGTGCCGACGCCGGGCTTCTTCGCGACCAGGCCCTCGTACTCCAGCTCCCTGTACGCCTTGAGCACGGTGTTGGGATTGATCGCGACGCCGGCCGCGACGTCCTTGACCGTCGGCAGCCGGTCCCCCTCGGACAGCAGCCCGAGCCGCAGGGCCTGACGCACCTGGTGGACGAGCTGCATGTACGGGGCGACGCCGGAACGGGCATCGAGGTGAAACTCGATCACTGTCCTCCTCTATTCATCTAGCTTCCTAGCACTATAGGACTATGCACATCCGATCACTGTCAAGCGAGTGGACGTCAACACGGCTGCGAGCAGCCCGAATTGATGACGGAGCGGACTGAGTACGCGTACTCAGGCAGATGTCGGTACCTCTGGGTAGCGTCGCGACTGTCCGGCGAACGGACGACACGACAACCTGGGGGACGACATGAAGAAGCGCACGACCGCCCTGGCGGCCCTGGCCCCGGCTCTCGCACTGGTCCTGGCGGCGAGCCCGGCCCAGGCCGCGCCGACGGGCGAGATCATCGGCTACCCGGGCCCCGACGGCCTGATCTGGATCGCCGACCAGGCCGGCTCCAGCGGCTTCGTCTCGGGCGGCCTCTCCGAGCGACTGGACACGTTCATCACGTTCGGCTGCGCCGACGGCGGGAGCATCGAGGTGTCATTCCGGCTCCAGGAGCACCCGGACCGCGACCCGGCCCCCTTCACGGTCGACTGCCCCGGCACGGACCCGACGGTCGTCACGGTCCCCCTCGGCACCGGCATCCACGGCGGATTCACCGCGTGGGTGACGGCCTCGACCCCGACCACCCGCTGGGGCGCCACGGTCACCCAGCCCGAGTAGCCCCGAACACACCGCAGCGACTTGAAGCCGGCTCCGTCGCATAGCGTGGAGTCGACGGAGCGGGCTTCAGGCGTGGGAGGCATGGTGAGCGGCGGTGAGTGGACCAGTAGGTCGATGCCGTATCTGACCGCCCGGCCGCCGGGCGCAGCGGACGCGTGGACGGAGGAGGCCGCGGAAGCCGGGCGGCGGGGCAGTCAGCGCATCCTGCATGCCGGAGAGGTGGTGGCCCCCGCCCGCGTCGCCCTCATGCTCGGGCTGGCGGCCGGAAGTACGGTCGTGACGCGACGCAGGCTCATCGAACTCGACGCCGAGCCGACGGAGTTGACCGACACGTACTACCCCCGGGACATCGCCGTCGGCACGGCTCTCGCCGGCGCGGCGAAGATCCGCGGCGGCGCCGTGACGCTGCTGGCCGCCTTGGGGCACGTCGGCGCGCGGGTCGTGGAGGACGTGACGGCGCAGATCCCGCGCGAAGAGGAACGTGAGCGACTGCGTCTCGGGGCGGGTGAACCGGTCCTGCGCCTGACCCGCACCACCTACGACGCCACGGACCGCCCCATCCAGGCGGACGTGATGCTCATGCCGGCCGGACGCCAACAGTTGCGCTACGA is drawn from Streptomyces sp. NBC_01232 and contains these coding sequences:
- a CDS encoding UTRA domain-containing protein, with the protein product MSGGEWTSRSMPYLTARPPGAADAWTEEAAEAGRRGSQRILHAGEVVAPARVALMLGLAAGSTVVTRRRLIELDAEPTELTDTYYPRDIAVGTALAGAAKIRGGAVTLLAALGHVGARVVEDVTAQIPREEERERLRLGAGEPVLRLTRTTYDATDRPIQADVMLMPAGRQQLRYEIRLGPSQPG
- a CDS encoding GntR family transcriptional regulator, whose protein sequence is MIEFHLDARSGVAPYMQLVHQVRQALRLGLLSEGDRLPTVKDVAAGVAINPNTVLKAYRELEYEGLVAKKPGVGTFISGTLGDDSIAEHEPLRRELQLWLDRARAAGLGEESIEALFLSTFRARTGTDTHTEEEK